A genomic region of Luteibacter aegosomatissinici contains the following coding sequences:
- the mtnC gene encoding acireductone synthase: MSDIRAVLTDIEGTTSSIDFVKDVLFPYARQHLPAFVETHADEPEVQHWLHEAAKEAGIVEASRTEVIDLLIRWIDEDRKATPLKALQGMIWREGYEAKAYVSHMYPEVATRLKTWHDQGLKLYVYSSGSVPAQKLMFGFSESGDLTPLFSGYFDTQTGHKRDPDSYRRIAEAIGLPAAQVLFLSDIREELDAAREAGMRTTHLLRPPLAMIDAGHPAVADFNAIQP; this comes from the coding sequence ATGTCCGATATCCGCGCCGTCCTCACCGACATCGAGGGCACGACCAGCTCGATTGATTTCGTAAAGGACGTGCTCTTCCCCTACGCCCGGCAACACCTGCCCGCCTTCGTGGAAACCCACGCAGACGAGCCGGAAGTGCAGCACTGGCTGCACGAGGCGGCAAAGGAAGCGGGCATCGTCGAGGCCTCGCGCACGGAGGTCATCGACCTGCTGATCCGCTGGATCGATGAAGACCGCAAGGCCACGCCGCTCAAGGCGCTGCAGGGCATGATCTGGCGCGAAGGCTACGAGGCGAAGGCGTACGTCTCGCATATGTATCCTGAGGTCGCGACCCGCCTCAAGACGTGGCACGACCAGGGACTGAAGCTGTACGTGTACTCCTCGGGATCCGTGCCCGCGCAGAAGCTCATGTTCGGCTTCAGCGAAAGCGGCGATCTCACGCCCCTGTTCTCAGGCTATTTCGACACCCAGACAGGTCATAAGCGCGACCCGGACTCCTACCGCCGCATCGCGGAGGCCATTGGCCTCCCGGCCGCCCAGGTGTTGTTCCTGTCCGATATCCGCGAGGAGCTGGACGCCGCGCGCGAAGCCGGCATGCGCACCACGCACCTCCTGCGCCCGCCGCTAGCCATGATCGATGCAGGCCACCCGGCCGTGGCGGATTTCAATGCCATCCAGCCTTGA
- a CDS encoding ribonuclease H-like domain-containing protein: protein MDLAALRRMAGVRERLGMVRPVAPRPMTRDVPGEEISPGLRYLEYTTAWPEPPVEFDLSFARLATARREHLLHFDTETTGLAGGTGTRAFMIGAADWHGGQLRVRQLYMTSMAAESAMLTAFASWVGTHTVLVSYNGKSYDAPLLATRYRLARMPNPLSGLTHVDLLHPMRRRFRHVWENCKMQTAERKLLRIVREDDLPGSEAPRAWLTYLRGGSSADLARVAAHNLQDVRSLSGLLVEAQGWAAQDAHAASPAGNEK from the coding sequence GTGGATCTGGCCGCCTTGCGCCGCATGGCAGGCGTGCGTGAACGCCTGGGCATGGTCAGGCCGGTGGCGCCACGGCCCATGACGCGCGACGTTCCGGGTGAAGAGATTTCACCCGGGTTGCGTTACCTCGAATACACCACGGCCTGGCCTGAGCCGCCGGTTGAGTTCGACCTTTCCTTCGCCCGCCTGGCGACGGCCCGCCGCGAGCATTTGCTGCACTTCGATACGGAAACAACGGGGCTGGCCGGCGGCACGGGCACGCGTGCCTTCATGATCGGTGCCGCGGATTGGCATGGGGGCCAGCTGCGGGTGCGCCAGCTGTACATGACCAGCATGGCGGCGGAATCGGCCATGTTGACCGCGTTTGCCAGCTGGGTCGGAACCCATACGGTGCTCGTCAGCTACAACGGCAAATCCTATGACGCACCGTTGTTGGCGACCCGCTACCGTCTGGCCCGTATGCCGAACCCACTCAGCGGATTAACCCACGTCGACCTGCTGCACCCGATGCGCCGCCGGTTTCGGCATGTGTGGGAAAACTGCAAGATGCAGACGGCCGAGCGCAAGCTTCTGCGCATCGTTCGCGAAGATGACTTGCCGGGCTCCGAAGCTCCGCGCGCCTGGCTGACCTACCTGCGGGGCGGCTCGTCTGCCGACCTGGCGCGGGTGGCTGCGCACAATCTGCAGGATGTGCGCAGCCTGAGCGGACTGTTGGTCGAAGCGCAGGGCTGGGCGGCACAGGATGCGCACGCAGCTTCGCCGGCTGGTAACGAAAAATAG
- a CDS encoding FMN-dependent NADH-azoreductase, with amino-acid sequence MKLLHIDASALGAHSVSRGLTQAIVSEFVNNHPGTEVTYRDLHATPLAHWGLPAGEDDPNAAEAAKVMEEFLAADVVVIGAPMYNFSITSSLKAWIDRIAVAGKTFRYTANGPEGLAGGKRVIIASSRGGIYSAGPAAGMDFQEPYLRAVLGFLGVTDIEFVRAEGVAMSDDHKAQAVETAVAGIGGLLRKAA; translated from the coding sequence ATGAAACTCCTGCACATCGACGCCAGCGCCCTGGGCGCCCATTCCGTCTCGCGCGGCCTGACCCAGGCCATCGTCTCGGAGTTCGTGAACAATCACCCGGGCACCGAGGTTACGTACCGCGACCTGCATGCCACCCCGCTCGCCCACTGGGGCCTGCCGGCCGGTGAAGACGACCCGAACGCCGCCGAAGCGGCCAAGGTCATGGAAGAATTCCTGGCGGCGGATGTCGTCGTGATCGGCGCCCCGATGTACAACTTCAGCATCACCAGCTCCCTGAAGGCCTGGATCGACCGCATCGCCGTGGCCGGCAAGACCTTCCGCTACACCGCGAACGGCCCCGAGGGCCTGGCCGGCGGCAAGCGCGTCATCATTGCCTCCAGCCGCGGCGGTATCTACAGCGCTGGCCCGGCCGCTGGCATGGATTTCCAGGAGCCGTACCTGCGTGCGGTACTGGGCTTCCTGGGCGTCACGGATATCGAGTTCGTCCGCGCCGAAGGCGTGGCCATGAGCGATGACCACAAGGCGCAAGCGGTTGAGACCGCGGTCGCCGGGATTGGTGGGTTGCTGCGCAAGGCGGCTTGA
- a CDS encoding DEAD/DEAH box helicase produces the protein MAAYLQAKRNDEADAALATHHDGRTLAHRLTDKYGDRVSSAFTVFGREGRFVPLPADLPPALAAALTARGIERLYSHQQEAWEGARAGRHVLVATPTASGKTLCYTLPVVSSVLEAGAKALYLFPTKALAQDQVAELLDLNRAGDLGVKAFTFDGDTPGDARQAIRLHGDVVVSNPDMLHQAILPHHTKWAQFFENLRYVVIDEIHTYRGVFGSHLANVLRRLKRICAFYGVRPQFVLCSATIGNATAHAEALIEDEVLTVATSGAPSGDKHVLLWNPPVVNPDLGLRASARSQTNLIARVAIKAKMKTLVFAQSRLMVEVLTKYLKDVFDHDGRKAPRIRAYRGGYLPTERREVEREMRAGNVDGIVSTSALELGVDIGSLDAVVLNGYPGSIAATWQRFGRAGRRQQPSLGVLVATSAPLDQYLMRHPSFLTEASPEHARIQPDQPLILLDHIRCAAFELPFVGAEPFGPNDAEPYLQVLQESEVLHREGDRWEWIADSYPANAVSLRAVADGNFVVVDRTEGRQSIIAEVDYSAAALTLYEGAIHMIQSVPYQVERLDWEGRKAYCTRTRVDYYTDAIDYTKLKELECFDGATAGEGTARHGEVHVVRRVSGYKKIRYYTHENIGYGPVNLPDQELHSTAVWWQLPQGLLDSVFGSRQQALDGFLGAAYALHTAAVVAVMAEPRDLQKAVGSGDGGWSAQVDSGGRGQIRAPDGSLALADAFERFLPTVYLYDNFPGGVGLSEPLFRRAPELVRHALITVMGCECKAGCPACVGPVLAADEHRDETPRALVARVLQLLGGSA, from the coding sequence ATGGCCGCTTACCTGCAAGCAAAGCGCAACGACGAGGCCGATGCGGCACTCGCGACCCACCACGATGGCCGTACGCTGGCGCATCGGTTAACCGACAAATACGGCGACCGGGTCTCGTCCGCCTTTACCGTGTTCGGGCGGGAAGGCCGTTTCGTACCGTTGCCGGCCGACCTTCCGCCGGCGCTGGCTGCCGCGCTCACTGCCCGTGGCATCGAGCGGCTGTATTCGCACCAGCAGGAGGCGTGGGAAGGTGCCCGTGCTGGCAGGCATGTGCTGGTCGCGACGCCCACCGCCTCCGGCAAGACGCTCTGCTACACGCTGCCGGTGGTGTCTTCGGTGCTCGAGGCGGGCGCGAAGGCGCTCTACCTGTTCCCCACCAAGGCCCTGGCGCAGGACCAGGTCGCCGAGCTGCTGGATCTGAACCGGGCGGGGGACCTGGGCGTGAAGGCGTTCACCTTCGACGGCGATACCCCCGGCGATGCGCGCCAGGCCATTCGCCTGCATGGCGATGTGGTGGTGAGCAACCCCGACATGCTGCACCAGGCCATCCTGCCGCACCACACCAAGTGGGCGCAGTTCTTCGAGAACCTCAGGTACGTGGTGATCGATGAAATCCATACCTACCGTGGGGTGTTCGGCTCGCACCTTGCCAACGTGCTGCGCAGGCTCAAGCGCATCTGCGCCTTCTATGGCGTGCGGCCTCAATTTGTCTTGTGCTCGGCCACGATCGGCAATGCGACGGCGCATGCCGAGGCATTGATCGAGGATGAGGTGCTGACCGTGGCGACCAGTGGGGCACCCAGCGGCGACAAGCACGTGTTGCTATGGAACCCGCCCGTGGTGAATCCCGACCTGGGCCTGCGCGCCTCGGCCCGTTCGCAGACAAACCTGATCGCCCGCGTGGCGATCAAGGCGAAGATGAAAACGCTGGTATTCGCCCAGTCACGCTTGATGGTCGAGGTGCTGACGAAGTACCTGAAAGACGTGTTCGATCATGACGGCCGCAAGGCGCCGCGGATCCGCGCTTACCGTGGCGGCTACCTGCCCACGGAGCGCCGTGAGGTAGAGCGTGAGATGCGCGCTGGCAACGTGGATGGCATCGTGTCCACGTCAGCGCTGGAACTGGGTGTCGATATCGGCAGTCTCGATGCGGTCGTGCTTAATGGTTACCCCGGCTCGATCGCCGCCACATGGCAGCGCTTTGGCCGAGCGGGGCGCCGGCAGCAGCCATCGCTTGGGGTGCTCGTGGCCACCAGCGCGCCGCTGGATCAGTACCTGATGCGGCATCCGTCCTTCCTTACCGAAGCCAGCCCGGAACACGCGCGCATCCAACCCGACCAGCCGCTGATCCTGCTGGATCACATCCGCTGCGCGGCGTTCGAGCTGCCGTTCGTGGGCGCTGAGCCCTTCGGCCCGAACGATGCCGAACCGTATCTGCAGGTGCTGCAGGAATCGGAAGTTCTCCACCGCGAAGGTGATCGCTGGGAATGGATTGCGGACAGCTATCCGGCCAATGCGGTGAGCTTGCGCGCCGTGGCCGATGGCAACTTCGTGGTCGTCGACCGCACCGAAGGGCGGCAGTCGATCATCGCTGAAGTGGATTATTCGGCGGCGGCGCTGACCTTGTACGAGGGTGCGATCCACATGATCCAGAGCGTGCCGTACCAGGTCGAACGGCTGGACTGGGAAGGCCGCAAGGCCTACTGCACGCGCACGCGGGTCGATTACTACACCGACGCCATCGACTACACGAAGCTCAAGGAGCTCGAGTGTTTCGACGGGGCGACAGCGGGCGAGGGTACGGCGCGGCACGGCGAGGTACACGTCGTTCGTCGCGTTTCGGGCTACAAGAAGATCCGCTATTACACGCACGAGAACATCGGGTACGGGCCGGTGAACCTTCCCGACCAGGAGTTGCACAGCACGGCCGTGTGGTGGCAGCTGCCGCAGGGGCTGCTTGATAGCGTATTCGGTTCGAGGCAGCAGGCGCTGGATGGGTTCCTGGGCGCGGCGTACGCCTTGCACACGGCCGCCGTCGTCGCGGTCATGGCGGAGCCGCGTGACCTGCAGAAAGCCGTGGGTTCGGGAGATGGCGGCTGGTCGGCGCAGGTTGATTCGGGCGGCCGTGGACAGATTCGTGCGCCGGATGGGTCGCTGGCCCTGGCCGATGCGTTCGAACGATTCCTCCCCACGGTCTACCTCTACGACAACTTCCCCGGCGGCGTGGGATTGAGCGAGCCGTTGTTCCGCCGCGCGCCGGAACTCGTGCGTCATGCGTTGATCACTGTGATGGGCTGCGAGTGCAAGGCGGGCTGTCCGGCGTGTGTTGGCCCTGTACTGGCCGCGGATGAGCATCGTGATGAAACGCCGCGGGCGCTGGTCGCCAGGGTGCTCCAGCTGCTCGGGGGCAGCGCGTGA
- a CDS encoding C13 family peptidase → MPSSLDPRRRTAIYTLAGFIAGALLTAAILNFGPRPVVTGVAPVAPSPASTAALPSASATSARATVAVAASAPAPSSTAPDADAESDAGDDQGAQLDVDSWPQDAPSPEQVFAAQPGALQAALGRLAKRTPGKPNVYAVAFGADGSEDVFRNEAEYVDKLMTTRFGSPAHTLVLENNPATLSSHPLASWTNLEGAVDGLAKVMNPKEDILLVYIATHGGSDHSLLVDMDPIPLDQLDPDGLAQILAKHDFRWKVVVVNACYSGGYLPKLRGNGTLVLASARTDRTSFGCGTDSDITYFGHAWLENGLNATPDFVDAFNKAKVDIADWEKRDAVTPSEPQIDIGTGIEDKLAAWRKVAKIGPAVPFAPAK, encoded by the coding sequence ATGCCATCCAGCCTTGATCCCCGCCGCCGCACGGCTATCTACACGCTGGCGGGCTTTATCGCCGGGGCCTTGCTGACGGCAGCGATACTCAACTTCGGGCCCCGGCCCGTCGTGACGGGCGTGGCGCCGGTCGCCCCATCGCCGGCCTCCACGGCGGCACTACCCTCCGCGTCGGCAACGTCGGCGCGCGCCACTGTCGCCGTGGCGGCGTCTGCGCCCGCGCCGTCCTCCACCGCCCCCGATGCCGACGCCGAGAGCGATGCCGGGGACGATCAGGGCGCCCAACTCGATGTGGATAGCTGGCCGCAGGACGCTCCCTCGCCGGAGCAGGTGTTCGCTGCTCAGCCAGGCGCGTTGCAGGCAGCGCTTGGTCGGCTGGCAAAGCGGACGCCAGGCAAGCCCAACGTCTATGCCGTGGCATTTGGCGCGGATGGGTCCGAGGATGTCTTCCGCAATGAAGCCGAGTACGTCGACAAGCTGATGACCACGCGTTTCGGCAGCCCGGCGCACACCCTGGTGCTGGAGAACAACCCGGCCACGCTCTCGTCGCATCCCCTGGCGAGCTGGACCAACCTGGAAGGCGCCGTGGATGGCCTGGCCAAGGTCATGAATCCGAAGGAAGACATCCTTCTCGTCTACATCGCCACGCACGGCGGCAGTGACCACAGCTTGCTGGTGGACATGGACCCAATTCCACTCGACCAGCTCGACCCGGATGGCCTGGCACAGATCCTGGCCAAACACGATTTCCGCTGGAAGGTGGTGGTGGTCAATGCCTGCTATTCGGGTGGTTACCTGCCCAAGCTACGTGGTAACGGCACACTGGTGCTGGCCTCCGCGCGTACCGATCGCACCTCGTTCGGCTGCGGCACGGATTCGGATATCACCTACTTCGGCCACGCCTGGCTCGAGAATGGCCTGAACGCGACGCCGGATTTCGTCGATGCCTTCAACAAGGCGAAGGTCGATATCGCCGATTGGGAAAAGCGCGATGCGGTCACACCGTCGGAGCCGCAAATCGACATCGGCACGGGCATCGAAGACAAGCTGGCCGCATGGCGCAAGGTCGCGAAGATCGGCCCAGCCGTTCCGTTCGCTCCGGCAAAATAG
- a CDS encoding methylthioribulose 1-phosphate dehydratase encodes MTKTLDHIDPALLASRADAIADAARELAAFGWTPATSSNFSMRLDHDLAAITISGRDKGKLGRDDIMVVDMDGKAVGSDARPSAETGLHTQIYKRYPDANVVLHTHSRTQSVASRLFASEGRVHLEGWELQKAISGYTTHESVLDIPVFPNTQHMPELEAQVDAWIDSGKPLYAYLINGHGIYTWGRDMAETRRHLEALEFLLGCELDLRRLSP; translated from the coding sequence ATGACTAAAACCCTCGACCACATCGATCCCGCCCTGCTCGCCTCGCGCGCGGATGCCATTGCGGATGCCGCCCGTGAACTGGCCGCGTTCGGCTGGACACCCGCCACGAGCAGCAACTTCTCGATGCGCCTGGACCACGACCTTGCCGCGATTACGATCTCGGGGCGCGATAAGGGCAAGCTGGGACGCGACGACATCATGGTCGTCGACATGGATGGGAAGGCCGTGGGCAGCGACGCGCGCCCCTCCGCGGAAACCGGGCTGCACACCCAGATCTACAAGCGCTACCCCGACGCCAACGTGGTCCTGCACACCCACTCGCGCACGCAGAGCGTGGCTTCGCGCCTGTTTGCCAGCGAAGGCCGTGTGCACCTGGAGGGCTGGGAGCTGCAAAAGGCCATCTCCGGTTACACCACGCACGAAAGCGTGCTCGATATCCCTGTTTTCCCCAACACCCAGCACATGCCCGAGCTCGAGGCCCAGGTCGACGCCTGGATCGACAGCGGCAAGCCGCTCTACGCCTACCTGATCAACGGCCACGGTATCTATACCTGGGGCCGTGACATGGCCGAGACGCGCCGCCACCTCGAGGCCCTCGAATTCCTGCTGGGCTGCGAACTTGACCTTCGGAGGCTTTCCCCGTGA
- a CDS encoding pyridoxal phosphate-dependent aminotransferase, with the protein MQIETKLPKVGTTIFSVMSQLALEHKAVNLGQGFPDFEPPEPLREAITRAMAEGKNQYAPGVGIPKLREQIALKTERLYGHRVSPDTEVTVTSGATEALFSAIAAVVRAGDEVIVFDPCYDSYEPAIELQGAVAVHIPLELPSFGINWQRVREAITPKTRMILINSPHNPSGAVLSRADLDELAAIIRNTAIVVLSDEVYEHIVFDGADHQSVLRHEELAARSIVVSSFGKTYHCTGWKVGYAVAPKALTAEFRKVHQYLTFCTFNPAQWAFAEFLESTPAHYLELPAFYQAKRDRFRELLAPSRLKLLDVPGGYFQLVDYSAIRDVDDINFSEWLVREGGVAAIPLSPFYETAPDTRLVRLCFAKNDATMEAAAELLCKL; encoded by the coding sequence ATGCAGATCGAAACCAAGCTTCCCAAGGTCGGTACGACCATTTTCAGCGTCATGAGCCAGCTTGCGCTGGAGCACAAGGCCGTGAACCTGGGCCAGGGCTTTCCGGACTTCGAGCCGCCGGAACCGCTGCGTGAAGCCATCACGCGCGCCATGGCCGAAGGCAAGAACCAGTACGCGCCGGGCGTCGGCATTCCGAAGCTGCGCGAGCAGATCGCCCTGAAGACCGAGCGGCTGTATGGCCACCGGGTGAGCCCGGATACCGAAGTGACCGTTACCTCCGGCGCGACCGAGGCCTTGTTCTCGGCGATCGCCGCCGTCGTGCGCGCGGGCGACGAAGTCATCGTGTTCGACCCGTGCTACGACAGCTACGAGCCGGCCATTGAGCTGCAGGGCGCCGTCGCGGTACACATCCCGCTGGAACTGCCGTCGTTCGGCATCAACTGGCAGCGTGTTCGCGAGGCAATCACGCCGAAGACGCGCATGATCCTGATCAATTCACCGCACAACCCGTCGGGTGCCGTGCTGTCGCGCGCCGATCTGGATGAGCTGGCGGCCATCATCCGCAACACGGCCATCGTCGTCCTTTCGGACGAGGTGTACGAGCACATCGTGTTCGATGGTGCGGATCACCAGAGTGTGCTGCGCCACGAGGAGCTTGCCGCGCGCAGCATCGTGGTGTCGTCGTTCGGCAAGACCTACCACTGCACCGGCTGGAAGGTCGGTTACGCCGTGGCCCCGAAGGCGCTCACCGCCGAGTTCCGCAAGGTGCACCAGTACCTTACGTTCTGCACCTTCAACCCGGCGCAGTGGGCCTTCGCAGAGTTCCTCGAGTCCACGCCGGCGCATTACCTGGAGTTGCCTGCGTTCTACCAGGCCAAGCGCGATCGCTTCCGTGAGCTCCTGGCGCCGTCGCGGCTGAAGCTGCTCGACGTGCCGGGTGGCTACTTCCAGCTCGTCGATTACAGCGCCATCCGCGATGTGGATGACATCAACTTCAGTGAGTGGCTGGTTCGCGAAGGTGGCGTCGCCGCCATTCCGCTCAGCCCGTTCTACGAGACGGCGCCGGATACCCGCCTGGTCCGCCTGTGCTTCGCCAAGAACGACGCCACCATGGAAGCCGCCGCGGAGCTCCTGTGCAAACTCTGA
- a CDS encoding 1,2-dihydroxy-3-keto-5-methylthiopentene dioxygenase, which translates to MSRLRVYDETNHTPLITLTDHADIARELNAIGVRFEQWEASQPIQPGASQEDVIAAYRSDIDRLMKENGYQAVDVISLKPDHPDRAAFRSKFLNEHTHSEDEVRFFVAGAGQFTLHKNGKVFEVLCEKGDLIGVPDGTRHWFDMSASPYFVAIRLFTNIEGWVASFTGEDIAERFPRMDPHPSAVSAS; encoded by the coding sequence GTGAGCCGTCTGCGCGTTTACGACGAAACCAACCACACCCCGCTCATCACGCTCACCGACCATGCGGACATCGCCCGTGAGCTGAATGCCATTGGCGTGCGTTTTGAACAGTGGGAGGCCAGCCAGCCGATCCAGCCCGGCGCCAGCCAGGAGGACGTCATCGCGGCGTACCGCAGCGATATCGACCGCCTGATGAAAGAGAACGGCTACCAGGCCGTGGACGTCATCAGCCTCAAGCCCGACCACCCGGACCGCGCTGCGTTTCGCTCGAAGTTCCTGAACGAGCACACCCACAGCGAGGATGAAGTGCGCTTCTTCGTCGCCGGTGCCGGCCAGTTCACCCTGCACAAGAATGGCAAGGTATTCGAGGTGCTCTGTGAGAAGGGCGACCTCATCGGCGTGCCGGACGGCACACGCCACTGGTTCGACATGAGCGCCTCGCCCTACTTCGTGGCCATTCGCCTTTTCACGAATATCGAGGGCTGGGTCGCGAGCTTCACCGGCGAGGACATCGCCGAGCGTTTCCCGCGCATGGATCCCCACCCCTCGGCCGTCAGCGCGTCGTAA
- a CDS encoding LysR substrate-binding domain-containing protein → MEGALQDLNDLYFFASVVEHGGFSAAGRALGIPKSRLSKRIAQLEDRLGVRLLQRTTRRFVVTEIGERFYQHCRAVLEEAKAAQDAVDELRTEPRGIVRISCPISIAQNIVGPMLPAFMLEHPKVQVRLTATNRRVDLIGEGYDVAVRVREKLDTDATLVLRSIGYARSLLVASPKFLDSHGRPKSLEELAQLPALSMYEHEGAQVWELVDSNGKKAAVEVKPRLVSGDFTVLIAAAVQCCGVALLPEDYCAPMLSTGQLEWVLPEYTTAQGTLHFVYPSRRGLLPAVRSFVDFLAERLPKAQAEFHKDCEKVAADPASRGAVAMRRMLGSENAAAFGRPNE, encoded by the coding sequence ATGGAAGGCGCCCTGCAAGACCTGAACGACCTGTATTTCTTTGCCTCCGTGGTCGAGCACGGCGGCTTTTCCGCTGCTGGACGCGCGCTAGGGATTCCCAAATCGAGGCTGTCCAAGCGGATTGCCCAGCTGGAGGACCGTTTGGGCGTACGCCTGCTCCAGCGCACCACGCGCCGTTTCGTGGTCACTGAGATTGGCGAGCGCTTCTACCAACACTGCCGGGCGGTGCTTGAGGAGGCCAAGGCAGCGCAGGACGCTGTCGACGAGCTGCGCACCGAACCGCGCGGCATCGTCCGGATCAGCTGCCCCATCTCGATCGCCCAGAACATCGTGGGGCCCATGCTGCCGGCCTTCATGCTGGAACATCCGAAGGTGCAGGTTCGCCTGACCGCCACCAATCGAAGGGTGGATTTGATCGGCGAGGGTTATGACGTAGCGGTACGTGTGCGCGAGAAGCTGGATACCGACGCGACCCTGGTCTTGCGCAGCATTGGTTATGCGCGCAGTTTGCTTGTGGCCAGCCCGAAGTTCCTGGATAGCCACGGCCGCCCGAAATCGCTCGAAGAACTCGCCCAACTGCCCGCGCTCAGCATGTACGAGCACGAGGGTGCCCAGGTATGGGAGCTGGTCGATTCCAACGGCAAGAAGGCAGCGGTGGAGGTGAAGCCGCGGCTGGTCAGTGGCGATTTCACGGTGCTGATCGCCGCCGCGGTGCAGTGCTGCGGCGTGGCACTGCTACCGGAAGATTACTGCGCGCCCATGCTGAGCACGGGCCAGCTGGAGTGGGTGCTACCCGAATACACCACGGCCCAGGGCACGCTGCATTTCGTCTACCCGAGCCGCCGCGGCCTGCTGCCGGCCGTGCGCAGCTTCGTGGATTTCCTGGCCGAGCGGCTGCCCAAGGCGCAGGCCGAGTTCCACAAGGATTGCGAGAAGGTGGCGGCCGACCCGGCCAGCCGGGGCGCGGTTGCCATGCGCCGCATGTTAGGATCGGAAAATGCGGCCGCGTTTGGCCGTCCAAACGAATAA
- a CDS encoding amidohydrolase produces the protein MQTLTVSLVQGATRWHDAPANRAYYGGLVRSAPQSDLFVLPETFLSGFTNDTLGNAETMDGESVAWLRALAAEVNATITGSLVIREGETVYNRLMWASPNGDLAYYDKRHLFRMAGEHTRYGGGRERLIVELRGWRILPQVCYDLRFPVWLRNGRNETAAGGMDYDLALFVANWPSPRRGPWRTLLRARAIENLAYTIGVNRVGVDGNDHPYAGDSAIIDPVGEPLVELGPVEQVVTVNIDPAPLLAHRERFPAWMDADPFSLKAD, from the coding sequence GTGCAAACTCTGACCGTCTCGCTTGTCCAGGGCGCCACCCGCTGGCATGACGCGCCGGCCAATCGCGCGTATTACGGCGGCCTGGTGCGTAGCGCGCCGCAAAGCGATCTGTTCGTTCTGCCGGAGACGTTTCTTTCGGGGTTCACGAATGACACCCTCGGCAATGCCGAGACGATGGATGGCGAGAGCGTCGCCTGGCTGCGCGCACTGGCTGCTGAAGTGAACGCGACCATCACCGGTAGCCTGGTAATCCGTGAAGGCGAGACGGTCTACAACCGCCTGATGTGGGCCTCGCCGAACGGGGATCTGGCGTACTACGACAAGCGCCATCTGTTCCGCATGGCTGGCGAACATACCCGTTACGGCGGGGGCCGCGAGCGCCTGATCGTAGAGCTGAGGGGCTGGCGGATCCTGCCGCAGGTTTGCTACGACCTGCGTTTCCCGGTGTGGCTGCGCAATGGCCGCAATGAAACGGCCGCCGGTGGCATGGATTACGACCTCGCGCTGTTCGTAGCGAACTGGCCTTCGCCGCGGCGCGGGCCGTGGCGCACGCTGCTGCGCGCCCGGGCTATTGAAAACCTGGCATACACCATTGGCGTGAACCGGGTGGGCGTGGATGGCAATGACCACCCGTACGCCGGCGATAGCGCGATCATCGATCCGGTCGGCGAGCCGCTGGTGGAGCTTGGCCCTGTCGAGCAGGTCGTGACGGTAAACATCGATCCGGCGCCGCTACTTGCACACCGCGAGCGCTTCCCGGCGTGGATGGATGCCGACCCGTTTTCGCTGAAAGCCGATTGA
- a CDS encoding high-potential iron-sulfur protein, with amino-acid sequence MSNNDHDNIEGRRRFLKAAAGTVAAATVLGGLPRRAGAQDLPHLSPSDPTASALKYVEDGSKAQGKKAPGDACFNCNFYQGKAGAAWGPCQLFPGKAVAAKGWCVSHAVMI; translated from the coding sequence ATGTCGAACAACGACCATGACAACATCGAGGGCCGCCGCCGTTTCCTCAAGGCCGCCGCTGGCACGGTAGCCGCCGCCACGGTCCTCGGCGGGCTTCCTCGCCGGGCCGGGGCCCAGGACCTGCCACACCTTTCCCCCTCGGACCCCACCGCCTCGGCGCTGAAGTACGTTGAAGATGGCAGCAAGGCGCAGGGCAAGAAGGCGCCCGGCGATGCTTGTTTCAATTGCAACTTTTACCAGGGCAAGGCCGGGGCGGCCTGGGGGCCGTGCCAGCTGTTCCCGGGCAAGGCGGTTGCGGCGAAGGGTTGGTGCGTGTCTCACGCTGTCATGATCTGA